The following is a genomic window from Desulfomonilia bacterium.
ATAATTGGTGTTTCGGAAATGCATGGAAAAAACTTTACATTTTACTGTAAAGGCCAATAATTTTTATATTGTTCAATGATACTTTCAAGCTCGCTGCATTCTTCAGACGCAATTACAGGCGCGCTTTGACCTTTTAGAACATTTATGACTTCCGATATGGATTCCTTCTGGCCCTCCAGACTGTAACCGCCCTCAAGGACGTAAACCACAGGGGCGTTTACAGTGTTTGCCGCATCCTTTATAATCCCTGCCAGCATCCCGAACCCATGGCTTGAAAGCTGCATGCCGCCTATGGGATCGGCCACATGAGCGTCAAATCCGGCTGATACGAGTACTAGTCCCGGTTTGTATGCTTTAAGGACAGGTGCCAGGACATAATTGTAAATTGATGCGAACTCTCCGTCAGTCTTGCCGTGGCCCAGCGGACAGTTGACTGTGAACCCCTCCCCTTTGCCGCGTCCTGTTTCCTTCAGTCCGCCTGTACCAGGATAATAGGGGTATTGATGGCTTGAAAAATAAAGTACGGAATCGTCTTCATAAAAGCTGTCCTGCGTTCCGTTTCCATGATGGACGTCAAAATCGATTATCATGACCTTTTCTATCCCGAATTCCGAACGTGCCTTTTGTGCTGCAATGGCGACATTGTTGAACAGGCAGAATCCCATTGCCCTGTCATGAAGGCTGTGATGCCCGGGGGGTCTTACGAAAGCAAAACCGCTGGTTATTTCCTTCTTGAGGGTCATATCAACCAGTTTGATAAGGCTTCCCGCGGCCTTCAGGGCTGTATTGAAAGATTCTGACGAATATGCAGTATCAGGGTCGAGGTAACCGCTTCCTCTTTCACAGCTTCTTTTTACTAGCTCGATGTACTCTTTCGTATGGTTGAGATGGATGTCCTCTATCGAGGCATTAACCGGGGTTACAAGCTGAATTCCCTCTCCCGGCGGCGAAAAAAGCGAGTGGATATATGGGATGCGGTAAAGAGTTTCCGGGTGGTTTTCCCCGGTATCGTGGTTCATGAAAACAGGATCGGAAACAATTCCTATCACTGGTACCTCCGGTTTTTCATCATGTGCCCGATTATATAAACCCGGGATAAGCAAGTGATTTGAAATTAAGCCAAAAGAGAGGTTGTGGCAAGATATAAAAATAAAATTTGTTTTTCTGAAGATGTAAGAAAAATTGTGAAAAACCATTATAACATCATAAATGAGCAATCATATCTGCTGCTCATTCATGATGTCGGTGATCCTTGACGTGCCCCTATTTTTTCAGCAGTTTTTTCCGTTTATCATCGGAATCGAGTCCGAGCTGACCGCCGGGGTTCATGATGTTGTTCGGGTCGAAGTGGTGTTTGAGCGTTCTGAGTACGGCCATTTGTTCGGGTCCGAGGTGAGAGTCCATCCAGGGGCCGATAAGTCTTCCCACTCCATGGTGATGACTGAGGGAACCTCCATGCTTCTGTATTGCATCTATAATGCCTGCATGGAATTCCCTGAATTCTTCCGGGTCATCCAGTTTTAATATAAAAATAAAATAGAGATTGGTGCCCTGCGGATAGAAATGCGAAGCGTGGGTCATGCACATTGTACGCGGTCTGGCCTTTATGTACTTGCGTACACCCATATGAAGATTGTGCAGGTTGTCCCATGTGACGCCTGCCTCGAGTGTATCTATCTGTATGCCGTAATCACCAAGATCTTCTCTCATATATGGTTCGGTATAGCGTGTTTTTTCCCACTTCTTGACGGCATAACCGCTCAGGTTTATCGCCCCGTGTTTTTTGACTATACAGGCTATCTTGGATTTGACCAGTTTCGTGTAATCCGCATCACCTTCAGAGTTACCAAGGCAGAGGCAGCGTTTCATGGGCATAAAACCTTTTTTCTGCAGGAACTTGTCGACAAAACCGGGCATGCCGTAAAGCTTCAGTCCCCTGTCCGTTTCTTCAGGGTCAGATATGCGGTAGATCGCGGGTTTTCCGAACTCGGACTGCATAATTTCACGGCTTGCCTCGACTGCAGCTTCCCATGATGGAAACATGTAGCCGAAACGCTGACGGTTTTGAGGCATATAACGGAATATCTTCATAGTGCATTCAACGAGGATTCCGAATGTGCCTTCGGAGCCTTTCATTATGTCGTTGATCTTGGGTCCGGTCGCTGTTGCTGGAAAGTCCAGAGTTTTGAAGTTGCCTACGGGTGTAACGTACTCCTGGCTGAACACTATGTCGTATGCGTCTCCATAATAAGTGGATGCCTGGCCCGAACCC
Proteins encoded in this region:
- a CDS encoding histone deacetylase is translated as MIGIVSDPVFMNHDTGENHPETLYRIPYIHSLFSPPGEGIQLVTPVNASIEDIHLNHTKEYIELVKRSCERGSGYLDPDTAYSSESFNTALKAAGSLIKLVDMTLKKEITSGFAFVRPPGHHSLHDRAMGFCLFNNVAIAAQKARSEFGIEKVMIIDFDVHHGNGTQDSFYEDDSVLYFSSHQYPYYPGTGGLKETGRGKGEGFTVNCPLGHGKTDGEFASIYNYVLAPVLKAYKPGLVLVSAGFDAHVADPIGGMQLSSHGFGMLAGIIKDAANTVNAPVVYVLEGGYSLEGQKESISEVINVLKGQSAPVIASEECSELESIIEQYKNYWPLQ
- a CDS encoding FAD-binding oxidoreductase; the protein is MFGKNHFIPSWTETAPATGSYRSIFKYGDPNHFKHPSAHWYEMMKEEFGLTDDDFKKKKDEGNTRVVLNRPPALNPGQIEKLSAIVGNENVSLDDFSRVRFSYGKTTEEMLELRKGIISEIADVVLHPRDKHDVAKIVEYCNSEKIPVTVFAAGSSVNFGCKPAKGGVTLVLSTHMNKLLKINELNQTALVQPGMFGPAYEHALNNAPTLFGTKLAYTCGHFPQSFEYSTVGGWIVTLGSGQASTYYGDAYDIVFSQEYVTPVGNFKTLDFPATATGPKINDIMKGSEGTFGILVECTMKIFRYMPQNRQRFGYMFPSWEAAVEASREIMQSEFGKPAIYRISDPEETDRGLKLYGMPGFVDKFLQKKGFMPMKRCLCLGNSEGDADYTKLVKSKIACIVKKHGAINLSGYAVKKWEKTRYTEPYMREDLGDYGIQIDTLEAGVTWDNLHNLHMGVRKYIKARPRTMCMTHASHFYPQGTNLYFIFILKLDDPEEFREFHAGIIDAIQKHGGSLSHHHGVGRLIGPWMDSHLGPEQMAVLRTLKHHFDPNNIMNPGGQLGLDSDDKRKKLLKK